One window of the Acaryochloris sp. CCMEE 5410 genome contains the following:
- a CDS encoding inorganic phosphate transporter, translating into MVFILFVSGLAFYLAWNLGANDVANAMGTSVGSKAVTLRQALVIAGILEFTGAIVFGRQVIQTLTRGVVDAQAFANMPQTLSLGMMSVLMTCGLWLQIATWRGWPVASSHATIGALAGFSLVALGPSAVQWSMLGIISLSWLLTPVISGGIAALIYRLISQGILQSPNPLSRLNEWIPWLSAGLVSIFGVIVLPQVTHPLYQVLQARWHWQLPEQDLAIAMGLAAILTLSTWSWNKLDRSADSYNSSDSFNLETDAATVESQLALFQVCSACFVAFAHGSNDVGNAVAPLVVITAIFATQAIPTAGAVVPLWIMILGGLGIVAGLAVSGKNVMATVGEKIIPLQPSSGFCAELAAATTILLASRWGLPVSTTHALVGGVMGIGLSQRGQTIQWATLRQIAGAWGLTLPICMGIGALLFSGLQFLTGL; encoded by the coding sequence ATGGTTTTTATTCTTTTTGTCAGTGGACTAGCGTTTTATTTAGCCTGGAATTTAGGGGCCAATGATGTCGCGAACGCCATGGGGACATCGGTGGGTTCCAAAGCGGTTACCCTACGACAGGCTCTGGTGATTGCTGGGATACTTGAATTTACTGGGGCTATTGTGTTTGGCCGCCAGGTCATTCAAACTCTGACCCGCGGGGTGGTAGATGCCCAAGCCTTCGCTAACATGCCTCAAACCTTGAGTTTAGGCATGATGTCGGTGTTGATGACCTGTGGCCTATGGCTACAGATCGCCACTTGGCGAGGCTGGCCCGTGGCCTCTTCCCATGCCACCATTGGGGCGCTAGCGGGATTCAGTCTCGTGGCTCTGGGGCCATCGGCGGTGCAGTGGTCCATGTTGGGGATTATTTCTTTATCTTGGCTACTAACACCTGTTATCAGTGGAGGGATAGCAGCCTTAATCTACCGCCTTATCTCCCAAGGAATTCTGCAGTCACCGAATCCCCTTTCCCGCCTGAATGAATGGATTCCCTGGTTGAGTGCGGGCCTAGTCAGTATTTTTGGTGTGATTGTACTGCCTCAAGTCACCCATCCCCTTTACCAAGTGTTGCAAGCGCGTTGGCACTGGCAACTACCTGAGCAAGATCTTGCGATCGCAATGGGTCTCGCAGCAATCTTGACCCTATCGACCTGGAGTTGGAATAAACTCGATCGGTCTGCTGATTCCTACAATTCTTCTGATTCCTTCAACCTAGAGACTGACGCAGCCACGGTCGAAAGCCAATTGGCCCTTTTTCAAGTCTGTAGTGCCTGCTTTGTCGCCTTTGCCCATGGTTCCAATGATGTCGGCAATGCAGTGGCTCCCCTGGTCGTCATCACAGCTATTTTTGCGACTCAAGCCATACCCACTGCCGGAGCAGTGGTTCCCCTGTGGATCATGATTTTGGGTGGACTGGGGATTGTGGCAGGATTAGCGGTCTCAGGGAAAAACGTAATGGCTACCGTTGGCGAAAAAATTATTCCCCTGCAGCCCAGTAGTGGTTTTTGTGCTGAATTGGCCGCAGCCACAACGATTCTTCTCGCGTCTCGATGGGGACTGCCTGTCTCTACGACCCATGCTTTAGTCGGTGGTGTGATGGGTATCGGCTTATCGCAACGGGGACAGACTATTCAGTGGGCTACCCTGAGGCAAATTGCTGGGGCTTGGGGCCTCACGTTACCGATTTGTATGGGGATAGGAGCACTTTTGTTCTCTGGACTACAGTTCCTCACCGGATTGTAG
- a CDS encoding SDR family oxidoreductase, with the protein MKIQGKTALITGASRGIGRAIAQELAQQGIEKVILVARNQARLQEVATEIEAIGTQAVVLPLDLTQTVEVNIAIAQTWKQHGPIHLLVNCAGVAHQAPFLQTKLPKVQEELSLNLMGIYSMTQVLARRMASKKEGRIVNVSSLMGKIGAPTMATYSATKFAILGFTQALRTELAAHNIKVTALLPSLTETDMTRNTQRFRWVAAMTPEKVAKVLVNSLAKESPEILVGWQSHLAVLGNRFAPRLLEWWLQFTAPRSAQPKKSIWSRGY; encoded by the coding sequence ATGAAAATACAAGGAAAAACTGCACTGATTACAGGTGCATCCCGAGGGATTGGCCGTGCGATCGCACAAGAATTAGCCCAGCAAGGAATAGAAAAGGTTATCCTAGTTGCTCGAAATCAAGCCCGCTTACAGGAAGTCGCCACAGAAATAGAAGCCATCGGCACCCAGGCGGTTGTTCTTCCCCTGGATCTGACTCAAACGGTAGAGGTGAATATCGCCATTGCCCAGACTTGGAAGCAACATGGCCCCATCCACTTACTCGTGAACTGTGCTGGGGTGGCTCATCAGGCCCCTTTCCTGCAAACTAAGCTTCCCAAGGTACAGGAAGAGCTGTCTCTGAATCTCATGGGCATTTACAGCATGACTCAGGTCTTGGCGCGACGAATGGCCAGTAAAAAAGAAGGACGAATTGTGAACGTTTCGAGTTTGATGGGGAAAATCGGTGCCCCAACCATGGCCACCTACTCCGCCACCAAATTTGCAATTTTGGGCTTTACCCAAGCTCTGCGCACGGAGCTGGCTGCTCACAATATTAAAGTCACAGCCTTGTTGCCATCTCTCACAGAAACAGATATGACTCGCAATACCCAACGGTTTCGCTGGGTTGCAGCAATGACGCCCGAAAAAGTGGCTAAGGTCTTAGTCAACAGTCTGGCAAAGGAATCTCCCGAAATTCTAGTGGGTTGGCAAAGCCATTTAGCTGTTTTGGGTAACCGATTTGCCCCCAGACTTTTGGAATGGTGGCTTCAATTCACCGCACCTCGGTCTGCACAACCTAAGAAGTCCATCTGGAGTCGAGGGTATTAA
- a CDS encoding bifunctional serine/threonine-protein kinase/formylglycine-generating enzyme family protein, whose product MVYCLNPDCQKPVNPNLNQQCQCCGRSLNLLRHRYKILEPLGQGGFGKTYLAEDIDNFNDLCVVKQLICPTQDQHVEKKLQLFLREARQLQKLKQNPQVPSLLAYFEDNQHPYLVQEFVDGQNLQEELEQDGIFNEDKIHHLLLDLLPILQDIHEQNIIHRDLKPVNIMRRYADQHLVLIDFGIAKQDSFSKLMQSGTILGTEGFAPLEQFIDGKVCPASDLFSLGVCCFNLLTGIYPDHLKHLQGYAWVKEWQNHLPQPISQELATIIDKLLRIKLCDRFASADEVLAALATVSPKGGGNDLTFPTTNWPTAISTYISPRYRQSRVSLLSSALKPFSYEGLEVDPQGKFINRTQYLGQRFLEDLGNDVIEMVAIPAGQFWMGSADHDPQRYGDEGPQHKVSIAPFYLGRVLITQAQWQQIMGSNPSSFQDPKRPVEQVSWIDVVEFCQRLSHRTGRPYRLPSEAEWEYACRAGTTTPFQFGASITSDLANFDSNQAHDSGPQGQYRKQTTEVGCFPANGFGLYDMAGNLWEWCQDTWHSSYHNAPNNGSAWEEDDSSYRVLRGGAWIYSARYCRSAARYYVSQDCSNFYIGFRIALSTLAPEGVA is encoded by the coding sequence ATGGTCTATTGTCTGAACCCGGATTGCCAGAAACCAGTCAATCCCAATCTCAATCAACAGTGCCAATGTTGTGGGAGATCTCTTAATTTACTGCGGCATCGATATAAGATTCTCGAACCTTTAGGCCAGGGAGGATTTGGGAAAACCTATTTAGCTGAAGATATTGATAACTTCAATGACCTTTGTGTGGTCAAGCAGTTGATTTGCCCAACCCAAGATCAACATGTAGAAAAGAAGCTACAGCTCTTTTTACGGGAAGCACGGCAGCTTCAGAAGCTCAAACAGAACCCGCAAGTTCCGAGTTTACTCGCTTATTTTGAGGACAATCAACATCCCTATTTAGTTCAAGAATTTGTGGATGGCCAAAATCTGCAAGAGGAGCTAGAGCAAGACGGTATTTTTAATGAGGATAAAATCCACCATCTACTGCTGGATCTCCTCCCTATTCTGCAGGATATTCATGAGCAAAATATCATTCACCGAGATCTTAAACCCGTCAACATTATGCGACGGTATGCTGATCAACATTTAGTTCTGATCGATTTCGGGATTGCTAAACAAGATAGTTTTTCAAAACTGATGCAATCTGGCACCATTCTAGGCACCGAAGGGTTTGCTCCTTTGGAGCAATTTATCGATGGCAAAGTCTGCCCCGCTAGTGACCTATTCAGTTTAGGCGTTTGTTGCTTTAATTTATTGACAGGCATATACCCGGATCATCTCAAGCACCTCCAAGGCTATGCCTGGGTGAAAGAATGGCAAAACCATTTACCCCAACCCATCAGCCAAGAGTTAGCCACCATTATTGACAAATTATTGCGTATCAAACTATGCGATCGCTTTGCCTCTGCCGATGAGGTTCTAGCCGCCTTAGCTACAGTCTCACCCAAGGGTGGAGGTAATGATTTAACCTTTCCCACAACCAACTGGCCCACAGCTATTTCCACCTACATTTCCCCTCGGTACAGGCAAAGTAGGGTGTCTCTTCTCTCTTCTGCTTTAAAGCCCTTTAGTTATGAGGGGCTGGAAGTGGATCCACAGGGAAAATTTATTAATCGCACCCAATATCTGGGTCAGCGGTTCTTAGAAGACCTAGGAAATGACGTCATCGAAATGGTTGCAATTCCGGCAGGGCAGTTTTGGATGGGATCTGCAGACCATGATCCCCAACGATATGGTGATGAAGGTCCACAGCATAAGGTTTCGATTGCCCCGTTTTACTTGGGTAGGGTATTGATCACCCAAGCCCAATGGCAACAAATTATGGGCAGTAACCCATCTTCCTTTCAAGACCCTAAACGTCCCGTAGAACAAGTGTCTTGGATAGACGTGGTGGAATTTTGTCAGCGTCTCTCCCATCGAACTGGGCGACCCTATCGATTACCCAGTGAAGCTGAATGGGAATATGCTTGTCGGGCCGGGACAACCACTCCTTTTCAATTTGGAGCCAGCATCACCTCCGATCTCGCCAATTTTGATAGCAATCAAGCCCATGATTCTGGTCCCCAGGGACAGTATCGAAAACAGACGACGGAAGTGGGGTGTTTCCCCGCTAATGGGTTTGGGCTCTATGACATGGCTGGCAACCTGTGGGAATGGTGTCAAGATACTTGGCACAGCAGCTATCACAATGCCCCGAATAATGGCAGTGCTTGGGAGGAAGACGATAGTTCCTATCGGGTTCTGCGGGGTGGTGCTTGGATCTATTCCGCCCGGTACTGTCGATCCGCTGCTCGATACTATGTCTCCCAGGACTGCAGCAATTTCTATATTGGCTTTCGAATTGCCCTGTCGACCCTAGCCCCTGAAGGAGTGGCCTAG
- the gltB gene encoding glutamate synthase large subunit, translated as MNSNTTPAHQGLYDPQFEHDACGLGFVVHQLGQKSHDIIEQALTILVNLDHRGACGCETNTGDGAGLLMQIPHGFFQKEAARLGFELPEPGQYGVGMIYASPDAQERQASRRAFEQVATQEGHKVLGWRDVPTDNSSLGNTAKASEPFMEQVFIQSSPDVKDDMAFERKLYVLRKLSHNAIRPTGIDGHWYISSMSSRTIVYKGMLMPIQVGQYYPDLHDPDMESALGLVHSRFSTNTFPSWDRAHPYRYIAHNGEINTMRGNINWMLARQSMFESELFGEDMAKVQPVINVDGSDSTIFDNTLEMLFLAGRSLPHAAMMMIPEPWTAHESMSAQKKAFYKYHSCLMEPWDGPASISFTDGTMIGAVLDRNGLRPSRYYVTKDNLVIMASEAGVLPIEPERVAKKGRLTPGRMFVVDMAAGRIISDQELKDQIISEHPYQDWLDQQMVSVDQLPAADAAPEYDAETVLQRQMAFGYTFEELRMLIAPMANNGVEAIGAMGTDTPLAVLSNKPKLLYNYFQQLFAQVTNPPIDSIREAIITSPETTIGSERNLLKPEPESCHLLELKTPLLTNAELAKIKALNGDPFKSVTLPILFDPNAGVQGLEAAMKGICQQADDAIANGTSLIVLSDRNLDHDHAPIPALLAVSGLHHHLIREGTRTRVGLVLESGEPREVHHYAVLIGYGCGAINPYVAFETIHDMIHQGLMVNIDPKTACKNYIKAATKGVIKVASKIGISTIQSYRGAQIFEAIGLNKSVVDKYFSWTASRIEGADLEVLAEEAIQRHRHAFPERDVEVHTLDVGGEYQWRKEGEAHLFSPQVIHTLQQATRAGDFDLFKKYSALVNEQNEQLFTLRGLLEFKDRQPIPIEEVEPIEEITKRFKTGAMSYGSISKEAHESLAIAMNRVGGKSNTGEGGEDPERFTWTNDQGDSKNSAIKQVASGRFGVTSLYLSQAKEIQIKMAQGAKPGEGGQLPGRKVYPWIAKVRHSTPGVGLISPPPHHDIYSIEDLAELIHDLKNANRSARINVKLVSEVGVGTIAAGVAKAHADVVLVSGFDGGTGASPQTSIKHAGLPWELGIAETHQTLVLNNLRSRIVVETDGQLKTGRDIVIAALLGAEEFGFSTAPLVSLGCIMMRVCHLNTCPVGVATQDPQLREKFSGDPAYTVNFMKFIAQEVRELMAQLGFRTLNEMVGRSDVLEPRRAINHWKAKGLDFSKILYQPDVSDDIGRYCQIPQDHGLEKSLDMTTLLDLCQPAIEKGEQVKATLPIKNINRAVGTILGNEITKRHWEGLPENTVHLHFQGSAGQSFGAFVPPGVTLELEGDANDYFGKGLSGGKIMLYPPKESTFVAEENIIVGNVAFYGATSGEAYIRGIAGERFCVRNSGVRAVVEAVGDHACEYMTGGQAVILGPTGRNFAAGMSGGVAYVLDEAGDFATRCNTEMVGLESLEDPEDIKDLKEVIQRHVDYTQSEKGARVLADWEAMVPKFVKVMPRDYKRVLQAIQTAIEDGLSGDDALSAAFEQNAKDVARIGGS; from the coding sequence ATGAACAGCAATACCACTCCTGCCCACCAAGGTCTCTACGATCCACAATTTGAGCATGATGCCTGTGGGTTGGGGTTTGTCGTTCATCAGTTGGGTCAAAAATCCCATGACATTATTGAACAGGCCCTGACCATTTTGGTGAATCTGGATCACCGGGGAGCCTGTGGCTGTGAAACCAATACGGGTGATGGCGCGGGCCTGCTGATGCAGATCCCCCATGGTTTTTTCCAGAAAGAAGCAGCTCGCTTGGGATTTGAGCTGCCAGAACCCGGACAGTATGGGGTCGGGATGATCTACGCATCCCCCGATGCCCAAGAGCGGCAAGCCAGTCGCCGTGCCTTTGAGCAGGTTGCTACCCAAGAAGGCCACAAGGTCCTGGGTTGGCGAGACGTACCCACGGATAATTCCTCCTTGGGTAACACGGCTAAGGCCAGCGAGCCCTTTATGGAGCAGGTCTTTATCCAATCCAGTCCTGATGTGAAGGATGATATGGCCTTTGAGCGCAAGCTGTATGTGCTGCGCAAGCTGTCCCACAATGCCATTCGCCCCACCGGCATTGATGGACATTGGTACATTTCCAGCATGTCCTCCCGCACTATCGTCTATAAGGGCATGTTGATGCCGATTCAGGTGGGGCAGTATTATCCCGACCTCCATGATCCAGATATGGAATCGGCCTTGGGATTGGTGCACTCGCGATTTAGCACTAATACCTTCCCCAGCTGGGACCGGGCTCACCCCTATCGCTACATTGCCCACAACGGCGAAATCAATACCATGCGGGGCAATATCAACTGGATGCTAGCTCGCCAGTCCATGTTTGAGTCAGAGCTATTCGGCGAGGATATGGCTAAAGTTCAGCCCGTGATTAACGTGGATGGCAGTGACTCCACCATTTTCGATAACACCCTAGAGATGCTGTTCTTGGCGGGACGCTCCCTTCCCCATGCCGCCATGATGATGATTCCCGAACCTTGGACGGCCCATGAGTCCATGAGTGCCCAGAAAAAAGCCTTTTATAAGTACCATTCCTGCTTGATGGAGCCCTGGGATGGTCCTGCGTCCATCTCCTTTACCGATGGCACCATGATTGGGGCGGTTTTGGACCGGAATGGCTTGCGGCCCTCTCGCTATTACGTCACCAAAGATAACTTGGTAATTATGGCCTCAGAAGCTGGGGTATTGCCCATTGAGCCGGAGCGAGTGGCGAAGAAAGGCCGCCTCACTCCTGGACGGATGTTTGTGGTGGATATGGCGGCAGGACGGATTATTTCCGATCAGGAACTCAAAGATCAGATTATTTCTGAGCATCCTTATCAGGACTGGTTGGATCAACAGATGGTGAGTGTTGATCAGCTCCCTGCAGCAGACGCTGCTCCCGAATATGATGCTGAAACTGTTCTGCAGCGGCAGATGGCCTTTGGCTACACCTTTGAAGAATTGCGAATGCTAATTGCCCCAATGGCCAATAACGGGGTAGAGGCGATTGGGGCCATGGGAACGGATACCCCCCTAGCGGTGCTTTCTAATAAACCGAAGCTGCTGTACAACTATTTCCAGCAATTGTTTGCCCAGGTGACCAATCCCCCGATTGACTCGATTCGGGAAGCAATTATCACTTCTCCTGAGACTACTATTGGCTCTGAGCGTAATCTACTCAAACCTGAACCAGAAAGCTGTCATCTTCTAGAACTCAAAACGCCCCTCCTTACTAATGCGGAGCTGGCCAAAATTAAAGCCCTGAATGGCGATCCGTTTAAGTCGGTGACCCTGCCAATTTTATTTGATCCCAATGCTGGGGTGCAGGGCTTAGAAGCGGCCATGAAGGGCATTTGTCAGCAGGCAGACGATGCGATCGCAAACGGTACCAGTCTGATCGTATTGAGCGATCGCAACTTGGATCATGACCATGCTCCTATCCCTGCCTTATTGGCTGTCTCTGGTCTTCATCACCATTTAATTCGGGAAGGAACTCGGACTCGGGTAGGTCTGGTGTTGGAGTCCGGTGAACCCCGTGAAGTTCATCATTATGCGGTTCTGATTGGCTATGGCTGTGGTGCCATCAATCCCTATGTTGCCTTTGAAACCATTCACGACATGATTCACCAGGGGCTGATGGTGAATATTGATCCGAAAACGGCCTGTAAGAACTACATCAAAGCCGCCACTAAAGGCGTGATTAAAGTAGCGTCCAAGATCGGAATTTCCACCATTCAAAGCTATCGCGGCGCTCAAATATTTGAAGCCATTGGCCTGAATAAATCAGTAGTGGACAAATACTTTAGCTGGACGGCCTCTCGCATTGAAGGGGCAGATTTAGAAGTCCTGGCAGAAGAAGCGATTCAACGCCATCGCCATGCCTTCCCTGAGCGCGATGTGGAAGTCCATACCCTGGATGTGGGAGGGGAATATCAATGGCGCAAAGAAGGGGAAGCCCATTTATTTAGCCCCCAGGTGATTCATACCCTGCAGCAAGCCACCCGTGCCGGGGACTTTGACCTGTTTAAGAAATACTCAGCCTTGGTAAATGAGCAGAATGAGCAGCTCTTTACCCTACGTGGTCTACTGGAGTTTAAAGATCGCCAACCCATCCCCATCGAGGAAGTTGAACCAATTGAGGAAATTACCAAGCGGTTTAAGACCGGAGCCATGAGCTACGGCTCCATCTCCAAAGAAGCCCATGAGTCTTTAGCCATTGCCATGAACCGTGTGGGTGGCAAGTCTAATACCGGGGAAGGCGGTGAAGACCCGGAACGCTTTACCTGGACGAATGACCAGGGCGACTCTAAAAATAGCGCCATTAAACAGGTGGCTTCCGGCCGCTTCGGCGTTACCAGCCTCTATCTATCTCAGGCCAAGGAAATTCAAATCAAAATGGCTCAGGGGGCTAAGCCAGGTGAAGGCGGTCAGCTGCCAGGGCGTAAGGTCTATCCCTGGATTGCCAAGGTGCGCCACTCCACGCCGGGGGTGGGTCTGATTTCTCCCCCACCCCACCACGATATCTACTCCATTGAGGACTTGGCAGAGCTGATTCACGACCTTAAAAACGCCAATCGAAGTGCCCGCATCAACGTCAAGCTCGTCTCAGAAGTGGGCGTGGGCACCATCGCCGCTGGGGTCGCTAAAGCCCATGCGGACGTGGTACTTGTTTCTGGTTTTGACGGGGGCACGGGAGCCTCACCCCAAACCTCCATTAAACATGCCGGACTGCCCTGGGAGCTAGGGATTGCCGAAACCCATCAAACCCTAGTGCTGAATAATCTACGTAGCCGAATTGTGGTAGAAACGGATGGTCAGCTAAAGACAGGCCGAGATATTGTGATTGCCGCTCTCTTGGGAGCGGAGGAATTTGGTTTCTCCACTGCCCCCCTGGTTAGTCTTGGCTGCATTATGATGCGCGTTTGCCACCTCAACACCTGCCCCGTGGGCGTCGCCACCCAAGACCCACAGTTGCGGGAGAAATTCTCGGGTGATCCTGCCTACACCGTTAACTTTATGAAGTTTATAGCCCAGGAAGTGCGGGAACTGATGGCCCAACTGGGATTCCGAACCCTAAATGAGATGGTGGGCCGTTCAGATGTCTTAGAACCGCGCCGCGCTATCAATCACTGGAAAGCCAAGGGATTGGACTTCTCTAAGATTCTCTATCAGCCGGATGTCTCTGACGATATCGGTCGTTACTGTCAGATTCCCCAGGATCATGGTCTAGAAAAGTCCCTGGATATGACTACCTTGCTGGATCTGTGCCAGCCTGCCATTGAGAAAGGCGAGCAGGTCAAAGCCACCCTGCCCATTAAAAACATTAATCGGGCGGTGGGGACTATACTCGGCAACGAAATCACCAAACGCCATTGGGAAGGACTGCCTGAAAACACGGTTCACCTCCATTTCCAGGGTAGTGCGGGACAAAGCTTTGGCGCCTTTGTGCCTCCTGGTGTCACCCTGGAGCTAGAAGGCGACGCCAATGACTACTTTGGCAAGGGCCTGAGTGGCGGCAAGATTATGCTTTATCCACCTAAGGAATCAACCTTTGTGGCCGAAGAAAATATTATCGTTGGCAATGTCGCCTTCTATGGGGCCACCAGCGGTGAAGCCTATATTCGTGGCATTGCGGGAGAGCGCTTCTGCGTGCGGAATTCTGGGGTGCGAGCAGTTGTGGAAGCCGTTGGCGACCATGCTTGTGAATATATGACGGGCGGTCAAGCCGTGATCCTTGGACCTACGGGTCGTAATTTTGCTGCTGGAATGAGCGGTGGAGTAGCCTATGTCCTGGATGAGGCTGGAGATTTTGCGACCCGATGCAATACGGAAATGGTGGGTCTAGAGTCCCTGGAAGATCCTGAAGATATCAAGGATCTGAAGGAGGTGATTCAGCGCCATGTGGACTATACCCAGAGTGAGAAGGGGGCTAGGGTCCTCGCGGATTGGGAGGCGATGGTCCCTAAGTTTGTGAAGGTAATGCCTCGGGATTATAAGCGGGTATTGCAGGCGATACAGACTGCGATCGAGGATGGCTTGAGTGGGGATGACGCCTTGTCAGCCGCCTTTGAGCAAAACGCTAAAGATGTTGCCAGAATTGGGGGGAGTTAA
- a CDS encoding Uma2 family endonuclease, with protein sequence MVNVPVKIPQTLYVTDEQFLELVRANPDLRMERTAQGEVIIMSPTGSEGGNRNAEFTIDLGIWNRRKKLGMVFDSSTGFKLPNGNTRAPDTAWVKQERWDALTPEQRMGFAPICPDFVLELASETDDIEVLQAKMQEYLDNGCSLGWLINPKTLRVEIYRPNRMVEVLHNPKTLSGGETLPDFELKLNIIFSRNT encoded by the coding sequence ATGGTCAATGTCCCCGTTAAAATCCCCCAAACTCTGTACGTAACCGATGAGCAATTTTTGGAATTGGTCCGTGCCAATCCTGATCTGCGCATGGAACGGACTGCCCAAGGAGAAGTGATTATCATGTCACCAACTGGAAGTGAGGGGGGAAACCGCAATGCAGAATTTACCATTGACTTAGGGATTTGGAACCGGCGTAAAAAGCTGGGCATGGTGTTTGATTCTTCTACGGGTTTTAAGCTACCCAATGGCAATACTCGTGCGCCCGATACAGCCTGGGTGAAGCAAGAACGGTGGGATGCTTTGACGCCAGAGCAGCGTATGGGGTTTGCTCCTATTTGCCCTGACTTTGTGTTGGAATTAGCTTCAGAAACAGATGATATAGAAGTTTTGCAGGCCAAGATGCAGGAATATCTTGATAATGGCTGCTCTTTGGGATGGTTAATCAATCCCAAAACGCTCCGGGTAGAAATCTATCGTCCTAATCGAATGGTTGAAGTGTTGCACAACCCTAAAACCCTCTCAGGTGGAGAGACTTTGCCAGATTTTGAGTTAAAGTTAAACATTATTTTCAGCAGAAATACTTAA
- a CDS encoding DNA-binding transcriptional regulator: MSKPTQYKSDAFAAIHESMEALHQIGAISKTTMREFDETCLTPIQPMSPDDIRALREHEHASQPVFAHYLNVSSNQVSDWERGVKKQSGAAMRLLTIVDKKGLHAIA; this comes from the coding sequence ATGAGTAAACCCACACAATACAAGTCAGATGCCTTTGCGGCTATTCACGAATCAATGGAAGCCCTGCACCAAATCGGTGCCATTAGCAAAACAACCATGCGTGAGTTTGACGAAACTTGCCTCACACCTATTCAGCCGATGTCTCCTGATGATATTCGAGCTTTGCGAGAGCATGAACATGCCTCGCAACCTGTGTTTGCCCACTACCTCAATGTTTCTAGCAATCAAGTCTCTGATTGGGAGAGAGGTGTTAAAAAACAAAGTGGTGCGGCCATGCGCCTTTTGACGATTGTAGACAAGAAAGGACTACATGCGATCGCATAA
- a CDS encoding fasciclin domain-containing protein, with product MADIVDIAVGSDDFSTLVAAVQAADLVDTLKSPGPFTVFAPVNDAFAQLPDGTIHTLLQNIPQLSRILTFHVVPGKLTQADLQELESVVSVEGSPIPIRAAEKFEVKNATVIAADIEADNGIIHVLDRVLLMG from the coding sequence ATGGCGGATATTGTTGATATTGCGGTTGGGTCTGATGACTTTTCGACGTTGGTTGCAGCCGTACAGGCAGCGGATTTAGTGGACACCTTAAAGAGTCCGGGTCCCTTCACGGTTTTTGCCCCGGTGAATGATGCCTTTGCCCAGCTCCCTGACGGCACTATCCACACCTTGCTGCAAAATATCCCCCAACTCAGCCGAATTTTGACGTTTCATGTCGTCCCTGGCAAGCTCACTCAGGCGGATCTACAAGAGCTAGAGTCAGTGGTCTCCGTGGAAGGTTCCCCTATTCCCATCCGAGCCGCTGAGAAATTTGAAGTGAAAAATGCCACGGTGATCGCCGCTGATATTGAAGCGGATAATGGCATCATCCATGTATTAGATCGAGTTCTACTGATGGGGTAG